The genomic window CCAAGCCGAGAGAAGACTGACATATACAGGTGACTCTATCTTTTATGGAGGCCCTTTGATTAATATTCCGACTAGAGATACCCCGAGAAGCGGAAGGGGCTTGGTAAGAGATGTACAAGACAGATTGGCATCAACAGTTCATCGAGATGCAAGAATTAGAAGGGATTCAACCTCAAACCAGCTTCCGGTGTTTGCCCCTGGAGGTCTTGGGGCAAACTCCCAAACCGGTTCTAACATCAAGTAGATACACTGATTGTATTTCTTGAAAGGCTCTGATCTTCTACAAAACGTCTTCCCAATTCCTGGAGAGGCTCATTATCCATGGGTTCTTTGCTGTGTTGCCGGAACTCTATGAGGATTAAAGTTTGAGTTTCTGAGTCACTGGAATTTGTGCGAAGTTCCCAGTCATTTTTCAGTGTTAGAGTAGGactaattttcttacaatGGATTTGAGCTTCTTGTAAACCTGAAATGTCATCAATATTGATTCTTCCAGAAAACCATTCATGtaaattcttctttcacttatCTCTGCATTTTCATTTCTAGAAAATCGATCACTCAAAGTATTACATTATGGAGAAAATATTATCActcttttgaaattaaaaacgTATACAAGACAACGTACTAAATAATCACATTGAGAACATGGTCCATTTTCCCAGCAAAAACTGAAAAGGTTTGACAAATGTACACCTCGAGAGAGTTCATATAACTTAAATAATAACACTACTTACCGATACATATAAGAATCCAACTCCAGAGAGTCATGGACAAAAAAAGGATGGCTAAcataaataacaacaacaatgaagGCAGAGAGAGACGCCAATATGGCTTCATTCTCTTCTTGATTGATCGATGAACCAAGCAACTCTTTTATCTGAAAACCActttgtgttctgtttctccCATGATCTTATCTCTTTCCTCTCATCAAAAGCTGTGTATGTACAGAACGATGGGAGAGTGACTTGGGCTGACAATTCTCAAGTTACACACTTAAACAGGGCTATGCAAGCCTCTGTTTTATTGGGTCGGAGTTGCGCCTTCTCTGGTTTTGGGCAGATTTTTCCTCCACTACTTTTTGAGATGCTGGCGTGAGTTTTCCTGCTCGGTTGGCTTTAGTTGACTGAGATCCTAAGGATTTTCCTGCTCAAGAATATTCACGAAATAGACTTAAAGGACAATAGGGAAGAACAGATTGATTTGAGGCTTGGTCAAACTCTACACTGGAACTTGGAAGATTAGATAAGATTTGGGTCTTGTGGGTTATACATACTTATACTAAAACTTAGCCATCCAAGTATCTACATTGTGGTTTGTATCTATATGACTACTGCAAACTGATTCTCTTATCGCTACCAGCATGTTGATAAGACTATCGTCTCAATTATAAAACTGGAAATGGAAACATATTTCCTAGgcatagagaaagagagaaagaaagagagaaagaaattatACCGCTGTTTGGCAGAGATAATCGTTCTTTTGAAGATCGATTTGGTTCTCTTGATCTTTCTTTCGGATTGCTGTGTGATCTTGGACCAGCACCAGGTCTTGAGTTAACTTCTACAGCAAGATCGTCTTTAGCTGGCTTTGACTTAGCCTTGGATACCACTGGAATGCTTGAAGATATTCCAGGAGAAGACGAATCACCATCCGACTGACACGGGCCAGTCATCTGACTTGAAACACCGGATAcaagatttgaagtgtttggcATCTTACTCACACTTTTGATCTGCGTTTTAGGTACATTCTCAGACTGCTCCATGCCGTTTTCACCTAATTTTGCATCATCCCTGAGGTTACTGTCAAGAAACCGGTTCTCCCATGGACGCACTGCCATCCATCTTTCCAACCAGTTCCATCCCCAATTGTTTTTGTCAGGTTGAAAGCCACTGTGAGCAGATAACAGCCGAGTTCCTGCCTGCCACTACAAGAGAGCAATTCTCTATGTGAGAGAAAGTAACATTATAGCCACATATAAAACAAGAGAACCAGACACTATTAATGGGGCTAGGATTAGGCTAGGTGGCCATCGTAAAAAGATACACttaaagagaaataaaatagacTGCTGCAGAAGAGAGTTAAGAAAAGGAACCAGACAAAAACAACACTTTAAGTAGAGAGCTTCAGTTTTGCAAGTCATAGTGCGTTAGTTAAAAATTGGTCCTAATAAAGAGAACTCATGATTTATCAGATTCACTATTCAGGGATGTTATTTTTCGAACAAATTGAACAAATACAAGCAATTACTTCTTAGGCAGAGTAGTAACCTGGTGAGTCAAAGCATATGCCATCGCTCTCTCACGCTTAGCTGCAGCTTCCTGCCTCTTTAGCAGCTTGGCTTGAATTTGTTCAACAGATCCAATGCTATCGCACCAACCTTCCTGAAAGATG from Arabidopsis thaliana chromosome 3, partial sequence includes these protein-coding regions:
- a CDS encoding uncharacterized protein (unknown protein; LOCATED IN: endomembrane system; Has 30201 Blast hits to 17322 proteins in 780 species: Archae - 12; Bacteria - 1396; Metazoa - 17338; Fungi - 3422; Plants - 5037; Viruses - 0; Other Eukaryotes - 2996 (source: NCBI BLink).), translated to MNQATLLSENHFVFCFSHDLISFLSSKAVYVQNDGRVTWADNSQVTHLNRAMQASVLLGRSCAFSGFGQIFPPLLFEMLA
- the IQD5 gene encoding IQ-domain 5 (IQ-domain 5 (IQD5); FUNCTIONS IN: calmodulin binding; INVOLVED IN: biological_process unknown; LOCATED IN: plasma membrane; EXPRESSED IN: 24 plant structures; EXPRESSED DURING: 13 growth stages; CONTAINS InterPro DOMAIN/s: IQ calmodulin-binding region (InterPro:IPR000048); BEST Arabidopsis thaliana protein match is: IQ-domain 6 (TAIR:AT2G26180.1); Has 890 Blast hits to 885 proteins in 49 species: Archae - 0; Bacteria - 4; Metazoa - 33; Fungi - 8; Plants - 826; Viruses - 0; Other Eukaryotes - 19 (source: NCBI BLink).) encodes the protein MGASGRWIKALVGFTKSDKSRSSKKDENVKVATKSRFGRKNSVDFDFEKFQDGFEDSNTRSMVDTGVSTSTSLQSYGGVAYDEQSRENRAATRIQTAYRGFLARRALRALKGLVRLQALVRGHAVRKQAAVTLRCMQALVRVQARVRARRVRLALELESETSQQTLQQQLADEARVREIEEGWCDSIGSVEQIQAKLLKRQEAAAKRERAMAYALTHQWQAGTRLLSAHSGFQPDKNNWGWNWLERWMAVRPWENRFLDSNLRDDAKLGENGMEQSENVPKTQIKSVSKMPNTSNLVSGVSSQMTGPCQSDGDSSSPGISSSIPVVSKAKSKPAKDDLAVEVNSRPGAGPRSHSNPKERSREPNRSSKERLSLPNSGKSLGSQSTKANRAGKLTPASQKVVEEKSAQNQRRRNSDPIKQRLA